From one Dyella sp. 2HG41-7 genomic stretch:
- a CDS encoding ATP-binding protein, whose protein sequence is MKQAPSTFSLILGLVALALTLALTLAAILSMRVSLRAGSDAYGHLSTVAALAADELSTRNDPNAAQTMETLRKTGLRFSAEPPPSSVVRPSVILKDIGYTVGQLLGDPSRVVVVQTPDPQIWVRSAHDPQRWIVLHALSYRRQIVASTFVITVLAGLIALIIAALAARMLTRPLESLTAHASELLSGEPVVQTHLSNSPREVRKLALAIGDAGEKLRSVARERELMLAGISHDLRTPLARLRLALELGDACDPYRRDAMVADLDELDSALEQCLAFVRDGRDEPRREIDLVTLVGQLLALRAQPDTWQLSGPSVLPANVRPSLLRRAIGNLMDNAERYGAAPFEVSLSNGHSDVVVRVTDSGPGVNPELLAHLGRPFMRGDQARGGVGTGLGLSIALRAAELHGGAAEWSNVPEGGFAVTLRLPAGSA, encoded by the coding sequence ATGAAGCAGGCGCCATCGACGTTCTCGCTGATTCTTGGCCTGGTGGCGTTGGCGTTGACGCTTGCGCTGACGCTCGCCGCGATCCTTTCCATGCGTGTCAGCCTGCGGGCGGGCAGCGATGCCTACGGTCATCTTTCTACCGTCGCCGCGCTCGCCGCCGATGAGCTCTCCACACGTAACGACCCGAACGCAGCGCAAACGATGGAGACGCTGCGCAAGACCGGGCTGCGTTTTTCCGCCGAGCCGCCGCCGTCCAGCGTTGTGCGCCCGTCGGTGATATTGAAAGACATCGGTTATACCGTGGGTCAGTTGCTTGGCGATCCGTCGCGCGTCGTTGTCGTGCAAACGCCAGATCCACAGATATGGGTGCGCAGCGCGCACGATCCGCAGCGGTGGATTGTGTTGCATGCGTTGAGCTATCGGCGGCAGATTGTCGCTTCCACATTTGTCATCACCGTGCTTGCAGGATTGATTGCGCTGATCATTGCAGCGCTTGCGGCACGCATGCTGACACGTCCACTTGAAAGTCTTACGGCGCACGCCTCGGAATTATTATCCGGCGAGCCGGTCGTGCAAACGCACTTAAGCAACAGCCCGCGCGAAGTCCGCAAGCTTGCATTGGCGATTGGTGACGCGGGCGAAAAATTGCGCAGCGTGGCGCGCGAGCGCGAGCTGATGCTGGCCGGTATTTCGCACGATTTGCGCACGCCGTTGGCACGGTTGCGCCTGGCGCTGGAGCTGGGCGATGCGTGCGATCCGTATCGGCGAGACGCCATGGTGGCGGATCTAGACGAACTTGATAGCGCGCTGGAGCAGTGTCTGGCATTTGTACGCGACGGCCGTGACGAGCCGCGACGCGAAATCGATCTGGTGACGCTCGTGGGGCAATTGCTTGCATTGCGCGCCCAACCGGATACTTGGCAACTAAGCGGCCCTTCTGTTTTGCCTGCTAACGTTCGACCAAGCCTGTTGCGCCGGGCCATTGGCAATCTGATGGACAATGCCGAACGCTATGGCGCGGCGCCTTTCGAAGTCAGCCTTAGCAACGGCCATTCCGATGTGGTCGTTCGCGTGACTGACTCCGGCCCTGGTGTGAATCCCGAGCTGCTTGCTCACCTCGGCCGCCCGTTTATGCGAGGCGATCAAGCACGTGGAGGCGTGGGTACGGGACTCGGTTTGAGTATCGCGCTGCGCGCCGCCGAATTACACGGCGGCGCAGCAGAATGGAGCAATGTGCCGGAAGGAGGCTTCGCCGTCACATTGCGGTTGCCCGCAGGATCGGCTTAG
- the ompR gene encoding two-component system response regulator OmpR, whose product MDSPHILVVDDDLRLRDLIERYLTQQGFQVHSAPHAAGMRRELAAHHVDLIVLDLMLPDADGLQLCRALRAEGVDIPIIMLTAKGDDVDRIVGLEIGADDYLGKPCNPRELVARIRAVLRRRPRAPVGAPQVELAPVNFGRFTFDMGTRQLLDEGAPIKLTSGEFAVLAALVTHPFETLSRERLVALARGRDHEAFDRSIDVMVSRLRRYIEDDPRQPRWLQTVWGEGYVFVFHGGRV is encoded by the coding sequence ATGGACAGCCCACATATCCTTGTCGTCGACGACGATCTACGCCTGCGCGATCTGATCGAGCGCTACCTCACGCAGCAGGGGTTTCAAGTGCATAGCGCTCCCCATGCGGCTGGGATGCGACGCGAATTGGCCGCGCATCATGTCGATCTGATCGTGCTGGATCTGATGTTGCCGGATGCGGATGGCCTGCAACTCTGTCGCGCATTACGCGCCGAAGGCGTCGACATTCCCATCATCATGCTCACGGCGAAGGGCGACGATGTGGATCGCATTGTCGGACTGGAAATTGGCGCCGACGATTATCTGGGCAAGCCCTGCAATCCGCGCGAACTGGTGGCGCGCATTCGCGCCGTGTTGCGTCGTCGTCCACGTGCGCCGGTGGGTGCGCCGCAAGTGGAATTGGCGCCGGTGAATTTCGGTCGGTTTACGTTCGATATGGGAACACGCCAATTGCTCGACGAAGGCGCACCGATTAAGTTGACCAGCGGCGAATTCGCCGTACTCGCAGCGCTGGTGACGCATCCGTTCGAAACCTTGAGCCGGGAACGTTTGGTGGCGCTCGCCCGCGGTCGCGATCACGAGGCCTTCGATCGCAGTATCGATGTGATGGTGTCGCGCTTGCGCCGTTATATCGAAGACGATCCGCGACAGCCGCGTTGGCTGCAGACCGTTTGGGGCGAAGGATATGTCTTTGTGTTTCACGGAGGCCGCGTATGA
- a CDS encoding alpha/beta hydrolase: MTKTNGFLVCGMALLLLAQLAASARAQTGTWRNAMLQRRQQNMTLPADIQIVRDVRYGDDPQQRFDVYLPPHAAHAPVIFMVHGGAWAFGDKTARGVVQNKVSRWVSQGFIFISIDYRMLPQASPRVQAEDVALALAYAQQHAAQWGGDSDAFVVMGHSAGAHLVALISTDTSIGKRQGVAPWLGTISLDSAALNVVAIMQARHLPLYDRAFGNQSDDWASVSPLQQMRGSIVPFLAVCSTQRKDSCPQAQSFVTKAVALGTHASVLGEDLTHEQINETLGLDSDYTRQVESFMRSLSPSIAQRLSGS, encoded by the coding sequence ATGACGAAAACAAATGGATTTCTGGTTTGCGGCATGGCGTTGCTGCTGCTTGCGCAACTTGCTGCAAGTGCCCGCGCGCAAACCGGAACATGGCGCAACGCCATGCTTCAACGCCGTCAGCAAAATATGACCTTGCCCGCTGACATACAAATCGTTCGCGACGTCCGTTACGGCGACGACCCGCAGCAGCGTTTCGATGTTTATCTGCCACCGCACGCAGCCCATGCGCCTGTCATTTTTATGGTCCATGGCGGCGCATGGGCCTTTGGCGACAAAACGGCGCGCGGCGTCGTACAGAACAAGGTGTCGCGTTGGGTATCTCAAGGCTTTATCTTTATCTCCATCGATTACCGCATGCTTCCCCAAGCATCGCCACGGGTGCAGGCAGAAGACGTGGCGCTAGCGCTGGCGTATGCGCAACAGCACGCTGCGCAATGGGGCGGCGATTCCGACGCATTCGTCGTGATGGGGCATTCGGCAGGCGCGCATCTGGTGGCGCTGATCAGCACGGATACATCGATCGGAAAGCGCCAGGGCGTGGCGCCGTGGCTCGGAACGATATCGCTCGATAGCGCGGCGCTGAACGTCGTCGCGATCATGCAGGCGCGACACCTTCCGCTTTACGACCGCGCTTTTGGAAATCAATCCGACGATTGGGCGAGCGTGTCGCCCTTGCAGCAAATGCGCGGAAGCATCGTGCCTTTCCTCGCAGTCTGTTCCACGCAACGCAAGGATTCCTGTCCGCAAGCGCAAAGCTTCGTGACTAAAGCTGTCGCGTTGGGTACGCATGCATCCGTGCTTGGGGAGGATCTCACTCACGAACAGATCAACGAAACGCTTGGCCTGGATTCGGATTACACACGGCAAGTGGAATCCTTTATGCGCAGTCTTTCGCCATCCATCGCGCAACGGCTGTCTGGATCCTGA
- a CDS encoding PepSY domain-containing protein produces the protein MKKVASLTIAVALGCAGATWAQDQDQALTKQQVVGDLTQQGYSDIHDVGFRDGVWTARARSGDGSRVKLRVDPVTGKAYPNKQVSRMEEADVRAMLSEEGFTHVHDLDFEHGIWTARAKNPNGERVSLKIDAQSGRIIGTN, from the coding sequence ATGAAGAAAGTCGCTTCATTGACCATCGCGGTGGCGTTGGGATGTGCCGGTGCGACGTGGGCGCAGGATCAGGATCAGGCGCTCACCAAACAACAAGTGGTCGGCGATCTCACGCAGCAAGGTTATTCCGATATACACGACGTGGGTTTCCGAGACGGCGTGTGGACGGCGCGTGCGCGCAGCGGCGATGGATCGCGCGTGAAATTGCGCGTGGACCCGGTCACCGGTAAGGCATACCCGAACAAGCAAGTGTCGCGCATGGAAGAAGCCGACGTTCGCGCCATGCTTTCCGAAGAAGGCTTTACGCACGTGCACGATCTCGATTTCGAACACGGCATTTGGACGGCTCGCGCCAAGAATCCAAATGGCGAACGGGTCTCGCTGAAAATCGATGCACAGTCCGGCCGAATTATTGGAACGAATTGA
- a CDS encoding cytochrome c biogenesis CcdA family protein: protein MSGSLNPLVAYAAGALTILSPCVIPLIPIVLGSAAQRHRWGPLALALGLVASFTLTGFVIATLGASIGLNGDSIRLWSAVLLLIVGVVLIVPRLQALFEHAAGPLANWAGERQARLEQFGLAGQAGIGVLLGLVWSPCVGPTLGAATLLAAQGKNLSQVALVMLAFALGIATVLLVLALLAQNMLARWRSKLMTTGTRGRRVLGVLIVLVGALIVTGTDRSLEAGVLGVLPDWVTNLTTSL, encoded by the coding sequence ATGAGCGGCAGCCTCAATCCGCTGGTCGCCTACGCGGCAGGCGCGCTGACGATTTTGTCGCCGTGCGTGATTCCGCTGATTCCCATCGTGTTGGGCAGCGCGGCGCAGCGTCACCGCTGGGGGCCGCTTGCATTGGCGTTGGGTTTGGTCGCGTCGTTCACGCTGACCGGTTTCGTTATTGCGACCCTAGGCGCATCCATCGGTCTGAATGGCGATTCCATTCGTTTGTGGAGTGCCGTGCTGCTGCTGATTGTGGGTGTGGTGCTTATCGTTCCGCGATTGCAAGCGCTGTTCGAACACGCTGCAGGTCCGCTGGCGAATTGGGCAGGGGAGCGACAAGCGCGTTTGGAACAATTTGGGTTGGCGGGCCAGGCGGGCATTGGCGTATTGCTTGGTCTGGTGTGGAGTCCGTGCGTAGGTCCGACGCTGGGCGCAGCAACCTTGCTCGCTGCGCAGGGCAAGAATCTGAGTCAAGTTGCCTTGGTGATGTTGGCGTTTGCGCTCGGCATCGCCACGGTATTGCTGGTATTGGCCTTGCTTGCGCAAAACATGCTCGCACGTTGGCGCAGCAAATTGATGACGACAGGCACGCGCGGCAGGCGGGTGCTAGGCGTGCTTATCGTGCTGGTCGGTGCGTTGATCGTCACCGGTACCGATCGCAGCCTGGAGGCTGGCGTTTTGGGCGTGCTGCCCGATTGGGTAACGAATCTCACGACCTCGTTGTAA
- a CDS encoding thioredoxin family protein, whose translation MTIFRKLAAVMVFGLIFAAPAMAQPIQPFSTAALKAAQAAGKPVLVDAYASWCPTCRKQAPTIDAMASDPAFAKLLILRLDYDNQTAEKRALGIQQQSTLIVFKGDKETGREVGLTDPDQIKALASSALH comes from the coding sequence ATGACCATCTTTCGCAAACTGGCCGCCGTGATGGTTTTCGGCCTGATATTCGCCGCTCCGGCAATGGCGCAACCCATCCAGCCCTTTTCCACCGCAGCCCTGAAAGCGGCGCAGGCGGCGGGTAAACCGGTTTTGGTGGATGCCTATGCGAGTTGGTGCCCGACGTGCCGCAAACAGGCGCCCACCATCGACGCCATGGCCAGCGATCCGGCCTTCGCGAAGCTGCTGATCCTGCGTCTGGATTACGACAATCAAACTGCGGAAAAACGCGCGCTCGGCATCCAGCAGCAAAGTACCTTGATCGTCTTCAAGGGCGACAAAGAAACCGGCCGCGAAGTTGGCTTGACCGATCCTGATCAGATCAAAGCGCTGGCGAGTTCGGCGTTGCATTGA
- a CDS encoding MliC family protein, protein MIVRSAFFVSIVALTGCGSTPTDTAAANSTVTWVNYACSDGQTLLAAYPDTNTALIQIKGQTHTLHIALSGSGARYTGDGWQWWTKGMHDGMLAPLAAGESIASSPGVQCQAR, encoded by the coding sequence ATGATCGTTCGGAGCGCGTTCTTCGTGTCGATCGTTGCATTGACCGGTTGCGGCTCAACGCCAACCGACACGGCCGCCGCCAACTCAACCGTGACATGGGTGAACTACGCGTGCAGCGATGGACAAACGCTGCTCGCGGCCTATCCGGACACCAACACGGCGCTGATTCAAATCAAGGGCCAGACGCATACGCTGCATATCGCTCTATCTGGCAGCGGCGCGCGCTATACCGGCGATGGTTGGCAGTGGTGGACCAAAGGCATGCACGACGGCATGCTGGCCCCGCTGGCAGCGGGCGAAAGCATCGCCAGTTCGCCCGGCGTTCAGTGCCAGGCGCGCTGA
- the recQ gene encoding DNA helicase RecQ, which yields MPATPLHILQSVFGYAQFRGHQQAIVEHVAEGGDALVLMPTGGGKSLCFQIPAMLRQGTGIVVSPLIALMHDQVDALCEAGVAAAYLNSSLDAQKQREVERKLAAGELDLLYVAPERLLTGRFLEALDRTEVALFAIDEAHCVSQWGHDFRPEYRELTLLHQRFPHVPRIALTATADPRTREEIVERLALQDARQFVSSFDRPNIRYTVASRHNPRSQLMSFLDGHRGDAGIIYCLSRKKVDETAAWLAEAGIETLPYHAGLDAATRTANQQRFLREDGVVMVATVAFGMGIDKPDVRFVAHLDLPRSLEGYYQETGRGGRDGLPANAWMIYGLSDVVAMSQMIAQSESGDERKRVERSKLDALLCYAEATQCRRELLLSAFGETFHGPCGNCDNCLEPPKTWDATVPAQKVLSAVYRSGQRFGAGHVIDILRGIDSERMTQLGHDRLTTFGIGADIDEKQWRSVFRQLLAVGLLAADAEGFGTLRLTAASRDVLTGHRSVYMREETRPVRRASRRRDSKLIAGASLGIEAYEQPMWDALRALRAQLAKQHGVPAYVIFHDATLLAMLRALPGNEEELASISGVGEAKLKRYGRDFLDVINANE from the coding sequence ATGCCGGCCACACCTCTTCATATCCTCCAAAGCGTTTTCGGCTACGCCCAATTTCGCGGTCATCAGCAAGCCATCGTCGAGCATGTCGCCGAAGGCGGCGATGCGCTGGTGCTGATGCCCACGGGCGGCGGCAAATCGCTGTGTTTTCAGATTCCGGCGATGTTGCGCCAAGGCACGGGCATCGTGGTGTCGCCGTTGATCGCATTGATGCACGATCAAGTCGACGCGTTGTGCGAAGCCGGTGTTGCGGCGGCGTATCTCAATTCCAGTCTCGACGCGCAGAAGCAGCGCGAAGTGGAACGCAAACTTGCCGCGGGCGAATTGGATTTGCTGTATGTGGCGCCGGAGCGTTTGCTTACCGGACGCTTTCTCGAAGCGCTCGACCGCACCGAAGTAGCGCTGTTTGCCATCGACGAAGCGCATTGCGTATCGCAATGGGGGCACGATTTCCGGCCGGAATACCGCGAACTCACGCTGTTACATCAACGCTTTCCGCATGTGCCGCGCATCGCGCTCACCGCAACGGCCGATCCACGCACGCGCGAGGAAATCGTCGAGCGATTGGCATTGCAGGATGCGCGCCAATTCGTGTCCAGTTTCGATCGCCCGAACATCCGCTACACCGTCGCGTCGCGCCACAACCCGCGCAGTCAGTTGATGAGTTTTCTCGACGGCCATCGTGGCGATGCCGGCATCATTTATTGCTTGAGCCGCAAGAAAGTGGACGAAACCGCGGCATGGCTAGCCGAGGCGGGCATCGAAACGCTGCCGTATCACGCCGGCCTCGACGCGGCGACGCGTACGGCGAATCAGCAACGATTTCTGCGCGAAGACGGCGTCGTGATGGTGGCGACCGTCGCCTTCGGCATGGGCATCGACAAACCGGATGTGCGCTTTGTTGCGCACTTGGATTTGCCGCGCAGCTTAGAAGGCTACTATCAGGAAACCGGTCGCGGCGGACGCGACGGTCTGCCTGCCAACGCGTGGATGATCTACGGCTTGTCCGACGTGGTGGCGATGAGCCAGATGATCGCGCAGTCCGAATCGGGCGACGAACGCAAACGCGTCGAGCGTTCGAAACTCGACGCATTGCTTTGCTACGCCGAAGCCACGCAGTGTCGCCGTGAATTGTTGCTCAGTGCGTTCGGTGAAACGTTTCACGGTCCGTGCGGAAACTGCGACAACTGCCTGGAACCGCCCAAAACTTGGGATGCCACCGTTCCCGCGCAAAAAGTGCTATCGGCGGTGTATCGCAGCGGGCAACGCTTTGGTGCGGGGCATGTCATCGATATTCTGCGCGGCATCGACAGCGAACGCATGACGCAGCTCGGCCACGATCGTTTGACCACGTTCGGTATCGGCGCCGACATCGACGAAAAGCAATGGCGCTCGGTATTTCGTCAATTGCTCGCCGTAGGATTGCTGGCGGCGGATGCGGAAGGATTCGGAACGCTGCGACTTACAGCCGCCAGTCGCGATGTGCTGACCGGCCATCGATCGGTCTATATGCGCGAAGAAACGCGCCCGGTGCGTCGCGCATCGCGTCGTCGCGACAGCAAGCTGATTGCCGGCGCCAGTCTCGGTATCGAGGCGTACGAGCAACCGATGTGGGATGCGCTGCGTGCGCTGCGCGCGCAGTTGGCGAAGCAGCATGGCGTGCCGGCGTATGTGATTTTCCACGACGCGACGTTGCTGGCGATGTTGCGCGCCTTGCCGGGCAATGAAGAAGAACTCGCATCGATCAGCGGCGTAGGCGAGGCCAAGCTAAAGCGCTACGGTCGCGATTTTCTGGACGTCATCAACGCCAACGAATGA
- a CDS encoding MGMT family protein, which translates to MKKEYLRVFDAIAAIPPGRVASYGAIAARAGLPGRARLVGRLLGEVPDGMILPWFRVLRSSGHIAMPPGSRGFREQCRLLRAEGVEVKNGRVPLSRFGLDADVDKALWGLP; encoded by the coding sequence ATGAAAAAGGAATATCTGCGGGTCTTCGACGCCATTGCGGCCATTCCGCCGGGGCGCGTGGCCAGCTATGGCGCGATCGCCGCGCGCGCGGGGCTGCCAGGCCGTGCGCGACTGGTCGGGCGATTGTTGGGCGAGGTTCCCGACGGCATGATACTGCCGTGGTTCCGCGTGCTGCGTTCCAGCGGTCATATCGCCATGCCGCCGGGCAGCCGTGGTTTTCGCGAGCAATGCCGATTGCTGCGCGCGGAAGGGGTGGAAGTGAAAAACGGCCGCGTGCCGTTGTCGCGTTTCGGCCTCGACGCGGATGTGGATAAGGCATTGTGGGGTTTGCCTTAG